The DNA sequence CCCGGCACTGCACCCCGGCGACATCCAGCTCGCCCACCACGTCATCCCTCCCGAGGGCCATCCTCTCCTGGAGCTACGCAACTGTGTCGTGTTCAGTCAGCGGGGGGACAGAGATCTGCCCAGCATGCTCTCGGGGGGAGACCTCGACGGGGATATCTACAACATAATCTGGGATGAGGCAATTGTGAGCCAAGTCAGGTCATTTTCACCAGCCGACTACCCACGCCTACCGATCGTGGAGCTTGGCAGAAAGGTGGAAACAGCTGATATGATTGATTTCTTTGTCGACTTTATCAGCCAGGATTGCTTGGGTGTGATCGCAACACGACACATGATACTTGCAGACCTCGCACCGCAAGGCACGCGTGATAGCGACTGCGTTAAACTGGCCGAACTCCATTCCCAGGCCGTGGACTTTTCCAAGACAGGGAGGGCGGTCAATCTTCGCGAGCttcccaaaacccccagACAAGGACGACCTCATTTGTGCGTGCATCACCAAAACTGTCTCGATGTCTACCTACATGAACAGGTTGTGCTGACGTGTATCTCAGTCTTGCCGCAGGGTCCCAAGTGCTCGTCCAAGAAAAAGTAGATGTTGAGTTGCTTGATGAAcaaggaggtgatgaggatgatgacgacgacgaggccgATCAGGATAGGCCGCGTCATAGCTATTACCGCAGTGACAAGATCCTAGGGCAACTATACGATGCCGTCGACGAGGAAAAGATATGGCACCAAGACATACAACTGCCACGTTTGAGCCCCAATGACAATGCATTCTGGCGCCAGATGCTGGTGGTCCTGGAACAGCGCGTGGCAGCGGCTTCAAAGGTCAACTGCATGTGGCGGAACCGCTTGGACGAGGCGCATGGAGTTCGCCATACGTCAGTATTTTCTTCCCTGCGTACGTGATATGCTAACTGATTTCTACAGGTATGAGGATGCCATGTACGACATCATGGTGAATTATTCCGACCATTCATTCAAGCCCCTTCGTGAGACGGAAGTGTTTTCGGGATTTATTGTCAGCAAGACCGGGTCTGCAAGCCGCCGCCAACGCGACAGGTCCATCAAGATGAATGACGAGTTTGAGCGTGTGTCCAAGTTGGTTATGACGACCATGCACAAAGGGCCTGGTGCCCTGGGGCTGTGTCTGGCGTGTGTGCACGCTGGACTGGTGGTAAAGGAACCTCGAGGTAGGCAAGCCTTGCACCGAGGCTCATCTGACGATATCGTGAGCTTTCGGATTGCGGCGGCGTCGGCGTTGCTACAAGAGCTCAACGCCCTCGAGAGCAATGATTGTTTAGTTTGATATATTCCGCGAGTTAAAGTAGGTAGTCTGTTCTTTTCATATACAAGGTTGGAAAACAACTCAGCAGCACCGTGATATTATCATCTAAAGTCGGGCAGAATTCATGGGGTGATGGGTTCAAAGGCCGGAAGCATAATTATATTCTTATAGAAATAGCTGTCCCATCCATGGGGGTTTCATATTCATGCTCGTCATCAAAACATTTCGATCCGTTGGCTTCATATCACACAGATGAAAGCCTATGCTCCACACTTGGAGGGTATGTCCACGCAACCGACCACAGCATGAGCTTATAAATGGCTCTTTTGAACAATCCAGCGTTTGGCTTTTTTCTTGGTGTCAGATCTGGGGTCGAACACAGAATCACGACATTGCCCATGACGTTGAATAATCGAAACAGTCTGGAGTGTCACTCACCATTAGCAAACCAAGCTGCTTTCAGGGTTGGTGGGATCAAAACTTACAAGTTCAACCCAAACAAGGCCAGCGCCGCCTGCATTGCCGCATCAACGTCCCTCTCCGGGTGGTTCACGATCTGCATGCTGATGTAGTAAACGGGCGGGATCCAGCACCCCAAGATGGCAAGCTCCAACAAGAGGGTGTATCGGTATGCCCGCTTCCTGCTGCCTCGGAAAAACAGGAAGCCCATGACGatccacagcagcagaaacgACGTGACGGACGGTGCAAAAACCATGACTGCCCCTCTCCAGTACCGCCAGCTCAGCCCGGCTCCCGTGATGCCGAGGGTTAATTGAACCCAGCCCAGTATGAAGAAAAACAAGAGACTGTTGTTGTAGCTACGATAACAGTTGCCCTTGTGAAAAGGACGGCCATCTCTCCTGGTTCCTGGACTGTTTGGATCGGGAGGCCCGGCCACGCCTTCGTGATTCCGTATCGGTCTTCCACACCAACGGCATATCTGAACCACGTCCTCGGTGCCCAAtttcaccctcttcccaatcTTTAATCTCTCATCGTTGGCCACCAAGGCGCAGTCGACGCACTGGGATGCCAAAGGccacccctcatcctcgtgACTACAAGAGAGCAGGTTAGAGCGGAAGGGGTCATGCACCAGGCACGTCTTGCAAtgctgaaggaggagggtcgTCAGTTGCTCGCGGCCAAAGAGGACGCGCAgctggggaggtgaagcGAGGGTGTGGAAAAAGCGACATGTCTTTCGGAGCTCCAGGATAGACACAAAGTTCAGATGACGCAGAATGTTGTTCAGCAGCTCAGTGGGCAGGGCCAGCAGGTGGAGTGGAGGTTTCTCATGACTGTCTTTGCCGGCCGACGATTCTTCACTATCTggcgggtgagggggagagtttggtttgggttggaTGGCGATGAGACGAGTGATTTGAGCATGTCCATCCTCGGGCTTTCTGGCGTGCTGTTTTCCCTTGTTGGCGAGAGACGTCAGCGAGCGTCGGACCGtcgtgatgatggatgagaagggagctccagctccaggcCCCACATCAGACGTAGCTGTTGTGGCCATCCCGTCTCGGGCAAGCGTGAGCGTGCTTCGACGTTCCCAGATGcccccaaaaacaaaagaatCCAAAATGAATCAAGATTCATGGGTGGCCCCAAAGGGCGCTACAAATGGAATGTTTTGTTGATGAGTGAGGGGTGTTAAATCAGGCAAGCAGGCGGGCGGGCGGTACTGAGGCAGGACATCAATGAAAGCCAGAAAAGTGGGACCACGGGGCAGGTGGGGCTTTGGGCTGAACACTTAGCATATCCGCCCACTGAGACAGCCTGCCAGCCCAGGTTgacaccaaaacaccaaacaccccGACACCCGTACGTTACACAGAAGCAAGTGGCGAAAGTACAGAGATCTTCTTGGATTGGCCTTTCTACTCCGCATTTCCTACATTTTCTACATGACATCCAAATACCTTATTCCCAAACTCCGATCACTGTTAATGTGGATACTGTTGTCCCAGGTTTGTCTGATCTGGCCCCAGCTCATAACTCCCAAAGAACCCTCCTGGCGATGAAGCTGTCACCGTCATGGCCGAGTGCGGGCTGATGGGTGACTTCCCCTGTCCCGGCATCTGCAGCTGCTGTGGCTGTAGCTGTAGCTGTTGCGCATGCGCATGCTGCATGTGATGCTGGTATggcccctgctgctgctgatacACCTGGTCCATATCAAGGCTAAGTGTGTTCGCGCTGCCTCCCTGGAAACCACCTGCGCGTCTGATGCCATGTTGGAATTGCTGCCGCACTGGAAGATTCGTGCTGCCAAAAAAGTGGTTCGGGACAAGATTGACACCCGGCTGCTGCCGCAAGAGATAGCCGGCTGCCGCAGCCGTGTCGAAGCTGATCCCCGAGTCCCCCGAAGGCACCCGCATATGGTGGGAGGCACTCCCATCTGTTCCTCCGGAGGTCCCCAGAAGCGGCGCGCCAAATGTTGGCCGCTGTACCTGCCGCGCTGTCGGAGCCGGCACAGTGATACCAAGCTGACGCCTTGATACTTGTGCCGGGAGAAGGGATGCCACATTGGTGTCACTCAATCCTCCCGGACTGACGGCCTGTCCATAGCCTCCCGGTGACGGCGCATACGACATCAACGGCGGCTGGCTGGGACTCGGCCAAGACGAATCGTTGTTGATGGGCGTGCCATGCGTCGAGGACGCCCCGCCGCTTTGGCCGTTACTCCCCAGTGTGTCTCTGCTCTGAATCTGATGGAGGGGTGCTGTGTGGCTAGCTCTTCTCGCCCGCTGAGGGCTTGCTGTTGGCTGTCGAGGGCCCTGGTTGCGGGTCCGTCTTGGCCGCCCAGAGAGTTGGCTTGTCCGTAAGCGGCAGGTGTCCACAACAGAATCGATGTGTTCGTTGAAGAGGCTGAGCAGGAGGTCTGGGTCGTGGAGAGGAAACTCCGTCGCAAGCCGCTGCCTGAGTTCATCGCGGGAGGACGGCTTCCTGAATTCGGCATGCACCTCATCCAATTCTGTAGGGGGCACAAAATCTTACCAGGCGTTAGTAACTATATCACACCAAAATTGAGTAGTTGTGGGTGCTTACTATGGTCAGGGATCCCTTCCTCCGTGCCAAACAACACGTCCCAGAGCGTATCCCAACAGTCCACCTTTGAGTTTGCTTTTCTCCCATTgagaacctcctccacctgtgGCGTGATGCCGTCTTCGGGGTCCAGACTTGATGGCACATCCCGTACTTCACACATGAGATGTATCTCTACGGCCGAATGGGCGACCAAGTCCACGTGGCTTCCTAGATCCTCCTTGCATCGCGGACACATAAACGGCGGTATCGAGTTTTGTCGGTGGAAGTTCTTGATGTGCCGTTTAAGCTGAGGGATGTCGGGGAAGGACTGTACCGCGCAGCTCTGAAAGTCTCGAACGTTGAATCTGATGGGGTTTCTCTTGCGGAACGGACAGCTAAAGTTTTGGCCGTGACCATGGTCCGTTATTCTTTGGCGCTTACCGCCACCGCCCTGGCgatcatctccctcgtcgccatccccgtcttcttcttcctctccgccttcGAGGCCCCCACTGAGTCTTTTTTTCGTCCCGTTGTGGTTTTTACGACTGCCCTGGCCACTTGATGTGCCGCCATAGCCAGTTGTGTCGGCCGTGCCTTGGATAGGAGTGCTGTTGAAACCTGCATGACTGCGAGCTGCCTCGTTCACTGGCGGGACGGCAGAGTCGGCGAAATGCCGGCTACCGGACCGGACGATATATGATAGTTCGTCGAGACAGTAACTCACCGATTGGTAAGCCGCTGACGCGGTGCCTTGGCTCAGTTCACAGAGCTCGACACCAAACACATGCTTGAGGGCTCTGTCGAGGAAATCCTGCACCGAGTTGTCGTCCACTTCTACGTCGCTCAGAGAATCTGGCGTATTTTCATCTGCCGAGGAATGGAATCCGTCCGGTGTGGACGGACAGCCTCCATCTGCTTCAGAAGATAACTCATCCCGTTGCTGTGCCGGCTCGTTGTTATCGCCGTCCTCCTTGCTAACTATGTCGCAAGCGGCCCTGAGGTCTGGATTCGCCGCGTCATCCGTAATCGATCCAGCTTGTTTCTCGATAGGTGGAGGATGTGTGATGAAGTCTGAACTCCTCTGGTATGGCCGATCCGAATGCACTTTCCGAGGTGATGGCAGAATGTCACTGACTGGCTGGCGTTGGCGAAATGAAGAGGATCTGTCAGTATCGATAGGAGCCAGAGGCTTTGTCGGTAATGAAGAGCAAGCGATAGAGCGAGATGGAGAGCCGTGAGGGTAGGGAAGTGATGATGCCAGCACCGATTCAACATCAAACGTTTCTTCGTCAATGGCATCAGGACTTTCGGGCTCGGTGATGTCGGTGACAGTTGAAGCGGCAGTTAATCCAGAGGCCACAGACCAGCCGGTGTTTGACCTTCGTTGTTGGAAGTTCAACTGAAACCTCTCACATGAGTCTCGCCTCTCCGGCTGACGGCGCTCGGCGATGGTGTCCTTGATGGTACGAATGGGAATGGGTTGATCCTCTTGAAAGCCTACCCGAAGCGGCCGGTCTGGAAGGGTTTCCTTGACTGAAGAATCTGTACCGGATCTGATAttctttgctgctgctgatattgctgctgctgtgacgGAAGATGCGTCGTGGGTGGCGGTTGCAGCTcgtgttgctggtgaggtGAAAGATTCCATTATACGCAAGGTTGAAGGGCCGGGGCCCTATAGTGTGTAGAGTCTGGTTGACGATAGGTCAGGTGTAGAATGCGGGCTTCCTCGTCGGAATGAACGTCGTCGTGCTATATCAGATTGTGTTGTTTGTGTGTGAACTGGGAACTGGTAGGACACGGCTGCAGCTAATATTGCATCTGGCAACACAACCACACAGTCTGCCCGGGCATCGACGGGAGGAACCCGTAACACAACCCAGACATGATTCCTATTTGAACTTGTCTATCCAGCAAGCGcaaggcggtggtgggatgcCGTTCGCACCCAGCGTGGTGAGGTCAGGGGCGGGCCTCCCATGGGCTGCCGCTGATGCGCCACAGATGGGAATAACTGAAGAGGCACTGGCTGGCGGGTATGAGAAGCTGCTTGGAAGGGACCGGGGGTTTCTGCGGCCCAGCCTCGACCCAAACTACAGGGGGGAGTGCAACCCATCAAGGCAGAATGTATGGCAGCGTGGCAGTGCCTTTTAACTCCGCCGGGCGGGTGCATCATTGGCTCTGGTGCATTGGGTCTGCCAAACTTCAACCTCAGACTTGAAGTTTCCAGCCATGTTGTCGTCTGCTCCCAGTCGATTGGTTGTGATTGCCCTTTCTCAGGGTGCTGCTCAGGTGCTGTTGATTTTCCGATAAGAACACTAGTCCTGATCTTTACAAACCTCCTTGGCCGCAttcgttgttgctgtgtaAAAGTAGGCGCAACGTGAGCCTTCTCGGGTCGGGTAATCCAGCATCATGTTGCGCTGACTGGGGGAACATCAAACTCGATGGTCAGGTACCAGGTGGCTCATCCCGTAATGTCGCATAACCAAGCTGTCAGAAGTAGGAAGCGATCATGAAACCAAACAGAAGGGACCTGTGAGGGagcaagaaggaagaggcaACCACAGAGATCAGCCACGGCCTGGCGGGGACTGTGCACAGCTTTCTTGGCGTGGAGGTGGCTGGAGGCTGGAGCGCAAGTAGGATGGTGGgtccatcaacaacgacatCACATCACAACATCTTCAATGCCCGTCCCAAATCGACAGTCAGACCAAGTTTGAGCCGCCATTCCGACCACCGCCGCAACTCTCGCAGAGATTGCAGACACCTCGAGATGGTGCTCCTCACATGTTTCTTGGAGACTCTTTGTCTTTTTACCCCCTCCTGACTGACCAGCATGGTTGGTTCAACGgtcaaccttgcgagtgtcTGCCCAGTGCTAGCAAACAGCCAGGCACACACACCAGGTTCTCTGAGCGACACACAACTCAGCCCGACCCGACGCTTCTCTGCAGACTCGACCTGTAGGACACCGCGGGAGATTTCATGCCGTGGTGTCTCTGGAATGTCTTGAGCAGTCCCTGCTGTTCTCTCGCCAGTCCAGCACAGGCAGGCAGgcttccccttttcccctcccAAGAGGTAGATGCCCGGAACTTGCCGTTCAATGATCGGTCAGCTGCCGGACAGCTGGCAGCTGGTGGTAGTCACTGGAACAAACTTTGCACAAGACCGGGTGTGCACAAAACAGAAGGCTGGAGGGGCGGGTCAGGTGCACAAGGCTCGCTTATTACCTTAGGTACCGTGGTAGCTGTAGTTTGCGGGAGCTTCTGCTGAACACTGGCAGCTACAGCACCTGGGGTAGCAAACAAACCAGCAACACATCAGAAGCATCATCAGCGACGGCCGGGGGAGCCTTTGATTTTTCGActcgtcaacaacacccgTCGCGAGAAAAACACCCGACAACAAAtccatccaccaaccccacgaTCTTGTTGTTCCCATTCCCGTCCTGTTCTTCGATTACACAGCTCCCATCAATCAAAGCGCTACCGCCTATTTTTTTGCCTGCCCATCTGCACACCGCACACCGCACACCCCGCGCCTCGCAGCACATCACAacacttcatcatcaccatggctgGCGGAAAAGGAAAGTCCTCGGGCGGCAAGAGCTCTGGTGGCAAGACATCCGGTATTGAGGGTtccaagaagcagcagagcCATTCTCAACGCGCCGGTCTGCAGGTATGTCGCGTCCCGCTGAAGCTggcctctttttcttccattTCGTCGTCGACCCCCTCCCGCTGCCCGCATTGGGACCTGCTCCGTGAGCTATCATGAGCACGCGTCTGCCGCGCATTCCGGACCTAGCTGTTGTTTTTGCCCTCCCCCATCGCCCAATGTCGTGCCCACCTTGTCCACCTCGGCGGTGCTCTGCACATGCATTGCGCCTACCTGCCCGCTACTGTCAGGTCAGGCACAAGGTCTACCCTCAAACCGGTGCCAGACCTTGTCGCATTGCATTGATGCTTATGGCAATTTCTTTGTTGTTCTTGGGGGTTCCCCCGCCTCGCAGTTGACGCCAGCATGCTAACACCAGATTCTTTAGTTTCCCTGCGGCCGTGTGAAGCGCTTCTTGAAGCAAAACACCCAAAATAAGATGCGCGTCGGCGCCAAGGCTGCTGTCTACGTTACTGCCGTACTGGAATACTTGACTGCCGAAGTTCTCGAGCTTGCTGGAGTACGTTGTCCCATctcaacccacctcctcgTCTGTCCGCCTCGAGCCTGGGCTAACTTTATCTCTTTGAATTTAGAACGCTGCCAAGGATCTCAAGGTCAAGCGTATCACTCcccgccatctccagctcgcCATCCGTGGTGACGAAGAGCTCGATACCCTGATCCGTgccaccatcgccttcgGTGGTGTTCTCCCACACATCAACCGCGCCCTTCTGCTCAAGGtggagcagaagaagaaggccaaggccgcCGAGGCATAAAAACAAGTCCCTCTCGGACCCGACAAATTTTCTTTTGGGCACTGTATTTGCAAAACAAGTGCAACATACGTTTAACTGATGAATCGGCCGTTGTAGCAGCACGTGCGATGATAGGGTGGTGTCAATTTTGAGGGATGCGGGTTTAATTTGTTTGCTGCACCGGGATACTGATATCTGGTggatttttattttccttTAATGTCGGAAGCCTGCGGACACTAGTGACCGAGGTAGAGGGCTGGCTGCCAGCAGACTGTGCAATACAGGCAGGTCTCCCAGTGGTCTTTCCACGACACACAAGCCAACCTCGTTTGTCATCATTATCTGGGAACAGTGATGAGCTCTGACCCATGACAGGACgggtgggaagggagagggaaatgCCAGTGGGAAACGGTGCTGATCCTTTGGTCCTGCATACACACACGCGCGCGCGCGCTTGGGCAACACCTCGATATGCTACAACAATACAGAGCAGGATAATGGTGAGGAGAGGTTATCTTAGGTAGCGAAGCCAGGACCCTGGGGTCCACGTGGTGCCAGATGGATGCTTTTACTACGCCCCTGTCAGTATTTCAATTGTCACTGCTATGTGAATGTCTGTTATTGGTCAAATTTCTTTGCTCATGTGTCTTAATGCTAGGGTTGACGACGTCTGGAGGGTAATATATAGGTAGTTTGTACCATTTAGGTGATTCCATCCTCTTTTAGTTGCTGTGCTATGCTGACTCCGACAGCAGCATCACGGCATTGTACCCTGCTCCCGTTAGCCGTCTCGGCTGGTCTAGATCGCCACCTACTTCGCCTGTCTTGAGCTGGATGCTTTCAGAACAACGTCATTACCGTATCGGTGTCTTGCTTCTCGGGCTCGGGACCCGGATCAACAGCCTCCCACCTGTAACCATTTTCGTTGTCTCGAGTCAACGTTACCCTTCCCTATTCATAAGCCTCAAAGATCATATGCCGGCACTCGGAAGGGTAGTCGCAGTGCAAGAAGCAGCcgtgcttcttgttgacaTACAGGCGTTCTTTGGCCAGGACGACCCTCTGCCTGTGACTAGATGTCTTGATGGGGGGCCACTGTATCTTTTCTATTTCAGcgccgtcttcatcatcgtcatccgaGGCAGGGGAGAAAAAAGACAGCGGGGTGGGCTGAAAGGTAACATAAGATTCCGCTGCCAGCTTTGCCGGTGTGCAGGAAGTTGAAGACGAGGGAGAAGACAAGGCCAGGCGACGCCAGGAGTTGTAACGCGCCCAGCCAGAATAGTCAAACGTGGAGGCACAGGTTCGGTTGCCCCGTCGCTTTTGAAGCTGCTTCGGGCGCTTAGAATTGGGGTTGGGCTTGACGACGGGAGAGGTGAGTGGTGCAGAAGTAATGCGAGCAAGCCAGGCAGCGGCGAGTGGTGGTAATACGGTACTTGGCGCCGCAGTTGTGACAGCGCCATTTCCATCTTTGGgggcttggagggggaggaagggaagtGATGAAGTTGGtgactggtggtgagggtattcgaggaggggtgggcggGAGGATTGCTGGGAGCATTCCAATCATCGTCTTTGATTTGAGACAAGCACCAGTTCGTGAAAGCGGTGGGCGTGGGCTTGACAGGAGAGATGCTAGGCCTATTAGTTTTTCAGTGTCAAGACAAAATGGAAGTAACAAGTGAGGTTCTGGCTTGGGTTGGTTTCCAGCTCTGGTTTGAAAACGGGAGCAGCACCCGCTACTTGACACGCCGTGGATCAAAGAAATGGCCATGACTTTGAACAACAGAGACAACAACATTCTAGTTTTGGTTGATTCCAAAAATACTGCATGGCCTCTTTGTGTCGACACTTGGCCCAGCTGTAGCAGAGCATCGACACCACTACCTACACCACGTTAGAATCTAGATACTCGGCGCTGAAAGAACAAAGAGTCAAAGACTTCTTTCAAGAAAACACTTAGGAATTGTCTCTAACAGCGGCGGCAGGCACTAATACAATGCTATTTTCGGATGGTCAGTCGCAGACACAAGGTTACTTGCAACCATGTGTGTGACGATGGCCTCTCGGCCGCCATCTGGCTCAGTCCCTGACAGGGTGGCAGCTTGTAAAGTGAACCCACGTCAcggtgagatgagatgaggtcACAACGGCCAGAGGTGTCAGTCGGCGGTGGTCGGCATCAGGGTCGTGTTGGCGAGATTAGGAGAGCAGGCGTCGGCTTGCACAGTAGATCCAAGCGTCGGGATACACTGTAGACGATACCCACAAGCAAACACTGCGGGACCCTTCCGAGATGACGACTCCAGCGGCCCCGCAAGCAACGGCCAGCGCTAGAATCAGGAGAAAAGGGGTTCTTTTATTCTGCCGGGTTCAGCTCCGAGATCAGCCCCCTTGTTGAGTGTTGACAGGCACACAGGGGAGAAAGAGGACGGGAGGGAGTCGGTCGGCGTGGGAGGCATCATGTGACGGCCATGGATGCCCCGGGCATAAAACATCGAGGATAGGAGGCACGCCCATACAGGCTCTCGACCAGTGGAAGGGCTTTGTTGCCTTGCATCCAATGACGAGCACTGGGGAGCCAATGGCAGGGCCACAAGACGCTCTGACAGAAGCATCCATCCATTCAGGACCCGGGCGGCAGAACCTGGAACTTGACGGCGGGGAGGGCGGCAAGGCACATCTTGTacgagagaaagaagcaacAAAAAATGGCGACGGGAGTGGATAGAGATGGGCATCTAGCATGGGGGGGAAAGAGAAGACAATCTGAATGCATCCAACctggaa is a window from the Podospora pseudocomata strain CBS 415.72m chromosome 6, whole genome shotgun sequence genome containing:
- a CDS encoding hypothetical protein (EggNog:ENOG503PDZ9); amino-acid sequence: MESFTSPATRAATATHDASSVTAAAISAAAKNIRSGTDSSVKETLPDRPLRVGFQEDQPIPIRTIKDTIAERRQPERRDSCERFQLNFQQRRSNTGWSVASGLTAASTVTDITEPESPDAIDEETFDVESVLASSLPYPHGSPSRSIACSSLPTKPLAPIDTDRSSSFRQRQPVSDILPSPRKVHSDRPYQRSSDFITHPPPIEKQAGSITDDAANPDLRAACDIVSKEDGDNNEPAQQRDELSSEADGGCPSTPDGFHSSADENTPDSLSDVEVDDNSVQDFLDRALKHVFGVELCELSQGTASAAYQSVSYCLDELSYIVRSGSRHFADSAVPPVNEAARSHAGFNSTPIQGTADTTGYGGTSSGQGSRKNHNGTKKRLSGGLEGGEEEEDGDGDEGDDRQGGGGKRQRITDHGHGQNFSCPFRKRNPIRFNVRDFQSCAVQSFPDIPQLKRHIKNFHRQNSIPPFMCPRCKEDLGSHVDLVAHSAVEIHLMCEVRDVPSSLDPEDGITPQVEEVLNGRKANSKVDCWDTLWDVLFGTEEGIPDHNFVPPTELDEVHAEFRKPSSRDELRQRLATEFPLHDPDLLLSLFNEHIDSVVDTCRLRTSQLSGRPRRTRNQGPRQPTASPQRARRASHTAPLHQIQSRDTLGSNGQSGGASSTHGTPINNDSSWPSPSQPPLMSYAPSPGGYGQAVSPGGLSDTNVASLLPAQVSRRQLGITVPAPTARQVQRPTFGAPLLGTSGGTDGSASHHMRVPSGDSGISFDTAAAAGYLLRQQPGVNLVPNHFFGSTNLPVRQQFQHGIRRAGGFQGGSANTLSLDMDQVYQQQQGPYQHHMQHAHAQQLQLQPQQLQMPGQGKSPISPHSAMTVTASSPGGFFGSYELGPDQTNLGQQYPH
- the HTZ1 gene encoding histone H2A.Z (EggNog:ENOG503P342; COG:B): MAGGKGKSSGGKSSGGKTSGIEGSKKQQSHSQRAGLQFPCGRVKRFLKQNTQNKMRVGAKAAVYVTAVLEYLTAEVLELAGNAAKDLKVKRITPRHLQLAIRGDEELDTLIRATIAFGGVLPHINRALLLKVEQKKKAKAAEA
- a CDS encoding hypothetical protein (EggNog:ENOG503P2B6; COG:S); the encoded protein is MATTATSDVGPGAGAPFSSIITTVRRSLTSLANKGKQHARKPEDGHAQITRLIAIQPKPNSPPHPPDSEESSAGKDSHEKPPLHLLALPTELLNNILRHLNFVSILELRKTCRFFHTLASPPQLRVLFGREQLTTLLLQHCKTCLVHDPFRSNLLSCSHEDEGWPLASQCVDCALVANDERLKIGKRVKLGTEDVVQICRWCGRPIRNHEGVAGPPDPNSPGTRRDGRPFHKGNCYRSYNNSLLFFFILGWVQLTLGITGAGLSWRYWRGAVMVFAPSVTSFLLLWIVMGFLFFRGSRKRAYRYTLLLELAILGCWIPPVYYISMQIVNHPERDVDAAMQAALALFGLNLLFRLFNVMGNVVILCSTPDLTPRKKPNAGLFKRAIYKLMLWSVAWTYPPSVEHRLSSV